A single window of Microbispora hainanensis DNA harbors:
- the dnaJ gene encoding molecular chaperone DnaJ, giving the protein MSNDYYATLGVRRDASQEEIKKAYRRLARELHPDVNPDPETQERFKEINQAYEVLSDAGKRRMYDMGADPFGGGGGAGAGAGGFGAGFPFSDIMDAFFGSAGAARGPRSRARRGRNATIRVELDLAEAAFGTTREIVVDTAVVCEVCQGSGAASGTHPDTCDMCHGRGEVSQVTRSFLGQVMTSRPCPQCGGYGSVIRHPCMECSGEGRVRTRRTIKVRIPAGVEDGTHIQLAGEGEVGPGGGPPGDLFLEIVERPHQIFERRGDDLHCTVAIPMTAAALGTSLTIETLDGAEEIDIRPGTQAGQVIPLYGKGVQRLNETGRGDLLIHVNVETPSKLDPQQEELLRELAKLRGEERPPGKFSPGQQGFFSRLRDAFNGR; this is encoded by the coding sequence CGGAGACCCAGGAGCGGTTCAAGGAGATCAACCAGGCGTACGAGGTGCTGTCCGACGCGGGCAAGCGCCGCATGTACGACATGGGCGCCGACCCGTTCGGCGGTGGCGGCGGAGCGGGGGCCGGAGCCGGCGGCTTCGGCGCGGGCTTCCCGTTCAGCGACATCATGGACGCCTTCTTCGGCTCGGCGGGCGCCGCGCGGGGGCCCCGCTCCCGTGCCCGCCGGGGCCGCAACGCCACCATCAGGGTCGAGCTCGACCTGGCGGAGGCGGCCTTCGGCACGACCCGCGAGATCGTGGTCGACACGGCCGTGGTCTGCGAGGTCTGCCAGGGCTCCGGGGCGGCGTCCGGCACGCACCCCGACACCTGCGACATGTGTCACGGGCGCGGCGAGGTGTCGCAGGTGACCCGTTCGTTCCTCGGCCAGGTCATGACCTCGCGTCCCTGCCCCCAGTGCGGCGGGTACGGCAGCGTCATCCGGCACCCCTGCATGGAGTGCTCGGGCGAGGGACGGGTGCGGACCCGGCGCACGATCAAGGTCAGGATCCCGGCCGGCGTCGAGGACGGCACGCACATCCAGCTCGCCGGCGAGGGCGAGGTCGGCCCCGGCGGCGGGCCTCCCGGCGACCTGTTCCTGGAGATCGTCGAGCGGCCGCACCAGATCTTCGAGCGGCGCGGCGACGACCTGCACTGCACGGTGGCCATCCCGATGACGGCCGCCGCGCTCGGCACCTCGCTCACGATCGAGACCCTCGACGGCGCGGAGGAGATCGACATCCGGCCCGGCACCCAGGCCGGCCAGGTCATCCCCCTGTACGGCAAGGGCGTCCAGCGGCTCAACGAGACCGGCAGAGGCGACCTGCTGATCCACGTGAACGTCGAGACGCCGAGCAAGCTCGACCCGCAGCAGGAGGAACTGCTGCGCGAGCTGGCGAAGCTGCGCGGCGAGGAGCGCCCGCCCGGCAAGTTCTCCCCGGGCCAGCAGGGCTTCTTCTCCCGCCTGCGGGACGCCTTCAACGGCCGCTGA
- a CDS encoding 16S rRNA (uracil(1498)-N(3))-methyltransferase: MTVPVFLSDAAGQTGDTIVLDGPEGRHAAAVRRLRPGERIDLTDGAGRVAECTVTAAGKDSLTAEVLRRYEVPPPRPRLVVVQGLPKGDRGELAVEMMTEAGVDVIVPWAASRCVTQWKGDRAAKALARWRGTAREAAKQARRFHLPEVTEQATTAAVGALVSSAALAVVLHEEAAEPLSRLPLPEEPGDIVMIVGPEGGVTDEEIATLRAAGATPALLGPTVLRTSTAGVAAAAVLMSRCGRW, translated from the coding sequence ATGACTGTTCCCGTGTTCCTGTCGGACGCGGCCGGCCAGACGGGGGACACGATCGTCCTCGACGGGCCCGAGGGGCGGCACGCCGCCGCCGTACGCCGCCTGCGGCCGGGGGAGCGGATCGACCTGACCGACGGCGCGGGGCGGGTGGCCGAGTGCACGGTCACGGCGGCGGGGAAGGACTCGCTGACCGCCGAGGTGCTGCGCCGCTATGAGGTCCCGCCGCCCCGGCCGAGACTGGTGGTCGTCCAGGGCCTGCCCAAGGGCGACCGGGGCGAGCTCGCGGTCGAGATGATGACCGAGGCCGGGGTCGACGTGATCGTCCCCTGGGCCGCCTCCCGGTGCGTCACCCAGTGGAAGGGCGACCGGGCCGCCAAGGCCCTCGCCCGCTGGCGCGGCACGGCCCGCGAGGCGGCCAAGCAGGCCCGGCGCTTCCATCTGCCCGAGGTGACAGAGCAGGCCACGACCGCGGCGGTCGGCGCGCTCGTCTCGTCGGCGGCGCTCGCGGTCGTCCTGCACGAGGAGGCCGCCGAGCCGCTGAGCCGCCTGCCCCTGCCGGAGGAGCCGGGCGACATCGTGATGATCGTCGGCCCGGAGGGCGGCGTCACCGACGAGGAGATCGCCACGTTGCGGGCCGCGGGAGCCACGCCGGCCCTGCTGGGGCCGACGGTGCTGCGCACCTCGACTGCGGGCGTGGCCGCGGCGGCCGTCCTGATGTCCCGCTGCGGCCGCTGGTGA
- a CDS encoding SigE family RNA polymerase sigma factor: protein MAVTALYSAHYRSLVRLAVLLVRDVASAEEVVQDAFVALHGAWRRLRDTDKALAYLRQSVVNRSRSVLRHRAVVEKYAPKGLPDAPSAENGAIGELERSAVIEALRGLPTRQREALVLRYYGDLSEAEIAHAMGISKGAVKSHTARGMAALRMALEQFS from the coding sequence ATGGCCGTGACGGCGCTCTACAGCGCTCACTATCGGTCACTGGTGCGTCTCGCCGTGCTGCTGGTGCGTGATGTGGCCAGCGCCGAAGAGGTCGTTCAGGACGCGTTCGTCGCCCTTCATGGCGCCTGGCGCAGGCTGAGGGACACCGACAAGGCACTGGCCTACCTTCGGCAATCGGTCGTGAACCGATCGCGTTCCGTGCTGCGGCACCGAGCGGTCGTCGAGAAGTACGCGCCCAAGGGGCTGCCCGACGCGCCCAGCGCTGAGAACGGCGCGATCGGCGAACTGGAGCGCTCGGCCGTCATCGAGGCGCTGCGCGGCTTACCCACCCGGCAGCGCGAGGCACTGGTGCTGCGATACTACGGCGACCTGTCGGAAGCCGAGATCGCCCACGCGATGGGGATCAGCAAGGGCGCCGTGAAGAGTCACACGGCCCGCGGCATGGCCGCACTACGGATGGCACTGGAGCAGTTCTCATGA